A DNA window from Hydrogenophaga taeniospiralis contains the following coding sequences:
- the glnK gene encoding P-II family nitrogen regulator, with protein sequence MKMVSAIIKPFKLDEVREALSGMGVQGITVTEVKGFGRQKGHTELYRGAEYVVDFLPKVKIEAAVSDDLVDRVIEAIEGAARTGKIGDGKIFVTSLEQVVRIRTGETGKEAL encoded by the coding sequence ATGAAAATGGTTTCAGCCATCATCAAGCCGTTCAAGCTGGACGAAGTGCGCGAAGCGCTCTCCGGCATGGGCGTGCAAGGCATCACCGTCACCGAAGTCAAGGGCTTCGGCCGCCAGAAGGGCCACACCGAGCTGTACCGCGGCGCGGAATACGTGGTCGATTTCCTGCCCAAGGTCAAGATCGAAGCCGCCGTCTCCGACGACCTGGTGGACCGCGTGATCGAGGCCATCGAAGGCGCCGCCCGCACCGGCAAGATCGGCGACGGCAAGATTTTCGTCACCTCCCTCGAACAGGTGGTTCGCATCCGCACCGGCGAGACCGGCAAGGAAGCGCTCTGA